One Gossypium hirsutum isolate 1008001.06 chromosome A11, Gossypium_hirsutum_v2.1, whole genome shotgun sequence genomic window carries:
- the LOC107900439 gene encoding probable receptor-like protein kinase At5g24010 produces the protein MEKLQNLLLQLLMLLPLSSPYTLPNKYFINCGSNSNVSSSGGRNFVGDLNSGVSFFVGQSSPVPHANPSSSQLYQSARIYRRPSFYEFVINENGTYFVRLHFFVSSSDSNLATAKFNVSASGFWLLSNFTLKNSISSPVIKDFLVTINVERFRIYFIPSQGSNLAFVNAIEVFLAPEDFIPDIASRVTPAGIRNSFDGLPSQVLHTLFRINVGGLTLTPANDTLWRNWIPDDSFLLNPMAAKNSSFFSDSPKYQERGATKYTAPDPVYRTAKEMNVDESRQLNFFNVTWSFNVSKSSSHFVRVHFCDIISVSLNDIIFDLYIYNKFSERINPYDKMGQLAAPFYYDFVVDSDESGIMNISIRPLLDSRNQTAFLNGLEIMELMKKSDFVSWPEKPESNRTSLFAIVGSIGGGSFVIILVAIVLLSLKRRKAKPGQSSNWPFSGPFYARSSSYNRMSEKTSNMLPSNLNLALRLSYHEIEQSTKNFDSNLVIGEGGFGKVYQGMFRGMKVAVKRSEPGHGQGFLEFQTEIVVLSQIRHRHLVSLIGYCDERFEMILVYEFMEKGTLRDHLYYSTVDLEKSYSARSELSWKQRLEICIGAAKGLNYLHTGAAEGIIHRDVKSTNILLDEQLVAKVADFGLSKSSIPNVEQSVDVKGTFGYLDPEYFMSLQLTHKSDVYSFGVVLLEVLCARPAVINSSRREEVNLAEWGMHWLRKGQLENIIDPMLVDTINPNSFRRFAETTEKCLKAYGSERPIMRDVLWDLEYALQLQLTPINKGPLEDSITNASLEFSMPVLHRLPSNSFPAVNEDNTTLVFDDTSDVTASEVFTELRIGDSR, from the coding sequence ATGGAAAAGCTTCAAAACCTCCTCCTCCAGTTGTTGATGCTTCTTCCCCTTTCATCACCTTACACACTTCCAAATAAGTACTTCATCAATTGTGGATCAAATTCTAACGTCTCCAGCAGCGGAGGTCGAAACTTTGTCGGTGACTTGAATTCCGGTGTTTCCTTCTTTGTAGGGCAAAGCAGCCCTGTCCCTCATGCAAATCCTTCTTCATCTCAACTCTATCAATCCGCAAGAATCTATCGACGCCCTTCCTTTTACGAGTTTGTAATTAATGAGAACGGCACCTACTTTGTACGTCtccatttctttgtttcttcaTCTGATTCTAATCTAGCCACAGCTAAATTTAATGTCTCAGCTTCAGGATTTTGGCTATTATCAAACTTTACTCTTAAGAACAGTATTAGTTCACCTGTCATCAAAGACTTTTTGGTCACCATCAATGTAGAAAGATTTAGGATCTACTTCATACCTTCCCAAGGATCAAACTTGGCTTTCGTAAACGCCATCGAAGTCTTTCTTGCCCCTGAGGATTTCATCCCCGATATCGCTTCTCGTGTTACTCCTGCAGGAATTAGAAATTCTTTTGATGGTTTGCCTTCTCAGGTGTTGCATACACTCTTTAGGATTAATGTTGGAGGGCTTACCCTCACACCAGCTAATGATACATTGTGGAGGAACTGGATTCCGGATGATAGTTTCTTGCTTAATCCAATGGCTGCAAAGAATAGTAGCTTCTTCTCTGATTCACCTAAATATCAAGAACGAGGAGCCACTAAATATACTGCCCCAGACCCTGTGTATAGGACTGCAAAAGAAATGAATGTAGATGAGAGCAGACAACTAAATTTCTTTAATGTTACATGGAGTTTTAATGTGAGCAAGAGTTCTAGTCACTTTGTTCGGGTCCACTTTTGTGACATAATTAGTGTATCTCTTAATGATATAATATTCGATCTCTATATCTACAACAAGTTTAGTGAGAGAATTAATCCATATGAtaaaatgggtcagttagctgcTCCATTTTACTATGATTTTGTGGTTGATTCTGATGAGTCCGGAATCATGAACATAAGTATACGGCCTCTGTTGGATTCTCGAAATCAAACTGCCTTCCTGAATGGGCTGGAGATAATGGAGTTAATGAAGAAATCGGATTTTGTTTCGTGGCCAGAGAAGCCTGAAAGTAATAGGACTAGTCTGTTTGCTATAGTTGGCTCCATTGGTGGGGGttcatttgttattattttggtaGCAATAGTGCTTCTGAGTTTGAAAAGGAGAAAAGCAAAGCCTGGACAATCTTCAAATTGGCCTTTCTCTGGGCCTTTCTATGCAAGAAGCAGTTCTTACAATAGAATGTCTGAAAAGACTTCCAATATGTTGCCTTCTAATTTAAACCTTGCTTTGAGATTATCATATCATGAAATTGAGCAATCGACCAAGAACTTCGATTCTAACTTGGTGATTGGGGAGGGTGGATTCGGAAAAGTCTATCAAGGAATGTTTCGTGGCATGAAAGTGGCTGTGAAAAGGAGTGAACCAGGACATGGCCAAGGCTTTCTAGAGTTCCAAACTGAGATAGTGGTCTTATCTCAAATTCGCCACCGTCATCTTGTTTCCTTAATTGGATATTGTGATGAAAGATTTGAAATGATACTAGTCTATGAATTCATGGAGAAAGGAACTCTTAGAGATCATCTCTATTATTCAACTGTCGATCTTGAGAAATCATACAGTGCACGTTCTGAATTATCTTGGAAGCAAAGACTAGAAATTTGCATCGGTGCAGCTAAAGGCCTTAATTACTTGCACACAGGTGCAGCTGAAGGAATCATTCACCGTGATGTTAAGTCAACAAACATCTTGCTTGATGAACAGCTTGTGGCCAAAGTTGCTGATTTCGGTCTTTCAAAATCAAGCATTCCTAATGTAGAACAAAGCGTCGATGTAAAAGGTACCTTTGGTTATCTTGACCCTGAATATTTTATGTCTCTACAGTTGACACATAAATCCGATGTGTATTCTTTCGGAGTTGTACTCCTAGAAGTCCTATGTGCTAGGCCAGCAGTCATCAACTCGAGCAGGAGGGAGGAAGTGAACTTAGCTGAATGGGGAATGCATTGGCTGAGGAAAGGTCAACTTGAGAATATTATTGATCCAATGCTAGTGGATACTATTAATCCCAACTCATTTAGGAGGTTTGCTGAAACAACAGAGAAGTGTTTGAAGGCATATGGTAGTGAAAGGCCAATCATGCGTGATGTTTTGTGGGACTTGGAATATGCATTACAGCTTCAGCTTACTCCAATCAACAAAGGCCCACTTGAAGATAGTATAACCAATGCTTCATTGGAATTTTCGATGCCTGTTCTCCATCGATTACCGTCCAATAGCTTTCCAGCTGTTAATGAAGACAACACTACTCTAGTATTTGATGATACTTCAGATGTAACTGCTAGTGAAGTATTCACAGAATTGAGGATTGGTGATTCTAGATAA